TTCTTGGTGACATTGGCAATTCTTTACCAGCATAACGTTTTTCTTCTGAGCTTGTTTGCTGTGGTCTTGGTAAAGAGGTATTAATACCTGGTAAACAATCATATCTGTTAATAATCCAGGATAAATAACCTGGGTAAATGGCGAATAGACATAAATCTAAAATACCGTAAAAGACAGCTTCTGCATCTGGAGTGATGGCATTACCACCTTCAGATAGACCCCAACAAACAGTGTATAGTAATACAATGATAGTGTGGGTAAGGAAGACGCATAATTGGAAACCTCTAATCTTCAAGTCAACAATTTGTCTCTTTAGTTTAATACCTTCAATTGTTAGCAAAACAAAGACACCCATAACCCAATAACCCCATTTATAAGTcgaatgaattaaaataccAACTAGCAAACAAACAATCCAATAGGTGGTACCTAGAATTTGAACTAATAGAGAATGTGCAATATCccaaaagaagaaatcaatattttcaccTGCATGGACACATAGAGAAGccatttcatttaaaaagtAAAGAACAGGCCAACTTAATACCCATCCAATAAATTTACAATAAAAGACCTGTCTAACGTTtggatatttatttgtaataCTGTGACTAACATCTTCACCTCTAAATTCAGCTTGAATACCACCCCAACCTA
The window above is part of the Henningerozyma blattae CBS 6284 chromosome 2, complete genome genome. Proteins encoded here:
- the TBLA0B02770 gene encoding opsin family protein (ancestral locus Anc_8.794), coding for MSSLENGYVNLFKRGNRAVHVNPPTGTDIHLTESGSDWLWTVFSVFGFLGGIYAIMFFYVENKKEYNKLQRYTIAGPFIICIFESFAYYTYASNLGWGGIQAEFRGEDVSHSITNKYPNVRQVFYCKFIGWVLSWPVLYFLNEMASLCVHAGENIDFFFWDIAHSLLVQILGTTYWIVCLLVGILIHSTYKWGYWVMGVFVLLTIEGIKLKRQIVDLKIRGFQLCVFLTHTIIVLLYTVCWGLSEGGNAITPDAEAVFYGILDLCLFAIYPGYLSWIINRYDCLPGINTSLPRPQQTSSEEKRYAGKELPMSPRNSGETAIGDNETEIENSEDEEEPGESSSAAAGDAPSVTV